From a region of the Methanomassiliicoccus sp. genome:
- a CDS encoding site-specific DNA-methyltransferase gives MVKSFSLDDQTIFLSSSEDMSMVDTNAVNLIITSPPYWNLKDYGHPNQIGQEDYKSYLARMNKVWSECARVSTNNAILAINIGNRRAEGRYYPIGWDIYCAMPPEWKLIDNIIWYIPNALPQCKWYIEKLFDNKYENVLIFAKNYDYNYTFNKIRVKQKYAEADPRADNKNPKGRCIGNVIRIPAYRPPNIKEIGYYKAGYPEELVFFITSTYSNEGNTVLDPFLGSGTTLKVAKTMKRKGIGFEINDALEPTIRKRILEEWSLPPFENLDIIHSSNNIPGMNGVTRRPDLDKKSGKKAKGQGLDKYI, from the coding sequence ATGGTTAAGTCGTTCTCACTCGATGATCAGACCATATTTCTCTCGTCCAGCGAGGACATGAGCATGGTCGATACAAACGCCGTCAATCTGATAATAACCTCCCCGCCATACTGGAACTTGAAAGATTACGGACATCCGAATCAAATCGGCCAAGAGGACTACAAAAGTTATCTGGCGAGGATGAACAAGGTCTGGAGCGAGTGTGCGAGGGTCTCCACGAACAATGCCATATTAGCAATCAACATCGGCAATAGGCGGGCTGAGGGACGGTATTATCCTATCGGATGGGACATTTATTGCGCCATGCCCCCCGAGTGGAAGCTCATCGACAATATTATCTGGTACATCCCCAACGCTCTACCCCAGTGCAAGTGGTACATAGAGAAGTTGTTCGACAATAAATATGAGAACGTCCTGATTTTTGCCAAGAACTATGACTATAACTACACCTTCAACAAGATACGTGTGAAGCAGAAGTACGCCGAGGCGGACCCTCGGGCGGACAACAAGAACCCCAAGGGGCGGTGCATCGGGAATGTAATCAGGATACCCGCGTACAGGCCCCCCAACATCAAGGAAATCGGCTATTATAAGGCGGGCTACCCGGAGGAGCTGGTCTTCTTCATCACCAGCACCTACTCGAATGAGGGTAACACCGTTCTAGATCCTTTCCTCGGCAGCGGGACGACCTTAAAGGTCGCCAAGACGATGAAGCGGAAGGGCATCGGCTTCGAGATTAACGATGCTCTAGAGCCGACCATACGGAAGAGGATTCTTGAAGAGTGGTCGCTGCCACCTTTCGAAAACCTAGACATTATCCACTCCTCGAACAACATACCGGGCATGAATGGGGTGACGAGGCGGCCGGACCTGGACAAGAAGAGTGGAAAAAAGGCAAAAGGACAAGGCCTGGACAAGTATATATGA
- a CDS encoding ATP-binding protein: MPADLRDQKNFANTYFGKSLFEISEDDVSDFVMRKIEENLTLEYKGIKALTKRAEIGKEISAFANSSGGLLLVGISEQNARDGRSKIPVGIEGNNEKCYTKEWFSQVILSGIQPHVNDIDVVSIQIDNGTSNIFIVDVPSSPFSPHMSCCDDHQYYERIGARSEPMEHYQVDYHFGKRLRPDLRPQLIVSKDPSGRHLLQLSVRIKNDGRSLAKWPFIKIEFFGCHLFEDLINPKVNERYIGHGQLPWPFVQFTSSEMAIYSNVMIDLFDVYLATTSDYIAFRLSVCGEDVVSKSFIGFAYRPKLVGQIEKSPKPVEMPVFPIEDINDTIEYLVTIAPKATEDGNTPTQGRKRGFGWLYQRLLFVDKSDKEIDELIDKLEVEYEERFMAMIGDKQINPPK, encoded by the coding sequence ATGCCCGCCGATTTACGCGATCAAAAGAACTTTGCTAACACATACTTCGGAAAATCTCTTTTCGAAATCTCTGAGGATGATGTTAGCGATTTCGTTATGAGGAAGATTGAAGAGAACTTGACGCTTGAATATAAAGGCATTAAGGCACTAACTAAGCGAGCCGAAATTGGAAAAGAGATTTCTGCTTTTGCGAACTCGTCAGGTGGCCTTCTCTTAGTTGGCATATCCGAACAGAATGCCAGAGATGGTCGGAGTAAGATCCCGGTAGGCATAGAGGGGAATAATGAAAAATGTTACACAAAAGAGTGGTTTAGTCAGGTCATATTGTCAGGCATTCAGCCTCATGTGAACGATATTGACGTTGTATCAATCCAAATAGACAATGGAACAAGTAATATTTTCATCGTCGATGTCCCGTCGAGCCCATTCAGTCCGCACATGTCCTGTTGCGACGACCACCAGTATTACGAGAGGATTGGGGCTAGGTCAGAGCCTATGGAGCACTATCAGGTCGATTACCATTTCGGCAAGAGGCTGAGGCCCGACCTAAGGCCGCAGTTGATCGTTAGCAAGGATCCATCTGGCCGACACCTCCTTCAACTATCAGTCAGGATTAAGAACGATGGCAGATCTCTCGCAAAGTGGCCCTTCATCAAGATCGAGTTCTTCGGTTGCCATTTATTTGAAGACCTCATCAATCCCAAGGTGAATGAGAGATATATTGGTCACGGGCAATTGCCATGGCCATTTGTTCAATTCACGAGCTCGGAAATGGCCATATATTCCAATGTGATGATAGATCTTTTCGATGTTTACCTAGCTACAACCAGTGACTATATTGCATTCCGGTTAAGCGTTTGCGGAGAGGATGTGGTATCGAAGAGTTTTATTGGATTTGCATATAGGCCCAAGCTAGTGGGGCAAATAGAAAAAAGTCCCAAACCTGTAGAGATGCCTGTTTTTCCTATTGAGGACATAAATGATACGATTGAATACCTAGTGACAATCGCTCCCAAGGCGACGGAAGATGGAAACACACCGACGCAGGGACGAAAAAGGGGGTTTGGATGGCTTTACCAACGACTGTTATTTGTTGACAAGAGTGATAAGGAGATAGATGAACTCATCGACAAACTTGAGGTCGAATATGAAGAAAGGTTTATGGCGATGATTGGTGACAAACAAATTAATCCCCCCAAATAA
- a CDS encoding phosphate-starvation-inducible PsiE family protein, giving the protein MAANEVIGPGGFFAIRYPKTKLATLLPAYKKMIMYTAISVIAFVSILILIVTIMGVIDAIINNDLISSTKHTVLNIIGNFLLLVVCVELLDTLYAYAIKQKIHVEIVILVTLTAVSRELIVFDYNTVSSLVLVGIGVAIIALSSSYYLIRKSRTNRDRHISHEE; this is encoded by the coding sequence ATGGCTGCGAATGAAGTAATCGGGCCAGGAGGCTTCTTCGCGATCCGGTATCCAAAAACTAAGTTGGCCACACTACTTCCCGCGTACAAGAAAATGATCATGTACACGGCAATCTCCGTGATCGCCTTCGTAAGTATCCTGATATTGATTGTGACCATAATGGGCGTCATTGACGCCATAATCAACAACGATCTGATCAGCTCGACCAAGCACACCGTTCTGAACATCATCGGCAATTTTCTTCTTTTGGTGGTCTGCGTCGAACTGCTGGATACTCTTTATGCGTATGCGATTAAACAAAAGATACACGTAGAGATCGTAATTCTAGTGACCTTGACCGCCGTGTCTAGAGAACTGATAGTTTTTGATTACAACACTGTGAGCAGCCTTGTCCTGGTTGGTATCGGGGTAGCTATTATCGCCCTATCGTCGTCCTATTATCTTATCCGCAAGAGTAGGACGAACAGGGACCGGCATATCTCCCACGAAGAATGA
- a CDS encoding alpha/beta hydrolase — MNERNIVLVHGAWADGTSWSGVIERLQAAGFNVTAPQFPLTSLADDVAKLREVLALQDGPTLLVGHSYGGMIITALGRDAPNVTGLVYVAAFGLDEGETLEGLLAQGPSPPAIAHMHVDSQGFAWLPQADFVSYFAADVDRTKANVMYAVQQPLSAATFKTVMTAPAWRSIPSWYIVASNDQVIPPDAERMFAGRMRAPTAEIQSSHVVMVSHPKEVADLIMESIRAVVKVPS; from the coding sequence ATGAACGAGAGAAATATTGTTTTGGTGCACGGTGCATGGGCAGACGGAACGAGCTGGAGCGGAGTGATCGAGCGTCTCCAAGCGGCTGGCTTCAATGTCACAGCCCCGCAGTTCCCCCTGACCTCGCTGGCAGACGACGTCGCCAAACTGCGCGAAGTGCTGGCCCTCCAAGATGGTCCGACCCTTCTGGTTGGGCATTCGTACGGCGGCATGATAATCACCGCGCTTGGCAGGGATGCCCCCAATGTCACTGGTTTGGTATATGTCGCAGCCTTCGGACTTGATGAGGGAGAAACCCTGGAAGGCCTTCTCGCGCAGGGACCTTCACCGCCCGCTATAGCTCACATGCATGTTGATTCCCAGGGGTTCGCATGGCTCCCCCAGGCCGATTTCGTCAGCTATTTCGCTGCGGATGTCGATCGGACGAAGGCCAATGTCATGTATGCGGTCCAGCAGCCGCTCTCGGCTGCCACCTTTAAGACCGTGATGACCGCGCCAGCTTGGAGGTCGATCCCCTCTTGGTACATCGTTGCTTCAAATGACCAGGTGATTCCCCCAGACGCCGAGCGGATGTTCGCTGGGAGGATGAGAGCCCCCACGGCAGAGATTCAATCCAGTCACGTCGTCATGGTTTCCCACCCCAAGGAGGTCGCCGACTTGATCATGGAAAGTATCAGAGCTGTCGTGAAGGTACCTTCGTGA
- the ppk1 gene encoding polyphosphate kinase 1, producing the protein MTINDDTRTCSATVTEIAISEKTDLPEDPKLYINRELSWLNFNHRIFDEAACENQPLLERVKFLAICGSNLDEFFMVRVPGICRQVEKGALEPPLDGLSPQAQIKEIRSKAMALIDQYSDLWNHDLVPKLWDKGIRIRKLADLDEETKASLREYFESDIFPALTPLVFDISHPFPFISSSTLSLAVVVIDPDGNKKFARLKIPIGLFPRFVDLSQLKGKTVNDDREVDLILLEDLIAANMDRCFPGLVIEATYPFRVTRDAELLLELDEESDLLTAVEEGLETRKAGLPSRLEIDNAMPSSVAEMLANKLGLSPDAVYRSDCPLGLVDLWQLHGINRQDLKDIPFIPNIPASLSEHRDVLGEICHHDEILYHPYDSFQPIVNLIRRASRDPDVLAIKITLYRIDVSSPMIEALVEARHNQKAVSAVVELKARFDEQANIGWARRLEHAGVHVVYGLVNLKVHAKMCLIVRRTKKGIVRICHLSSGNYNAQTARTYGDLGYITCDPDIAADVSDLFNALTGLSRKEEYRKLLVSPFSLRRGMLHRISREIQQHRASGNGRIAFKLNALIDKEIIDALYRASVAGVKIDLNIRGMCCLRPGIKGISENIRVTSIVGRFLEHSRIYYFRNGGNDEILLGSSDLMPRNLNKRIEILFPVQDERIRKNILDHILQIHLDDNVKGRWMKADGSYERMMPKPGGPRVDSQEWMIEHRGIWHG; encoded by the coding sequence ATGACAATAAATGATGACACAAGAACATGCTCGGCGACAGTAACAGAGATTGCCATCTCCGAAAAAACCGATTTGCCAGAAGATCCCAAGCTATACATCAACAGGGAGCTCAGCTGGTTGAATTTCAATCATCGCATCTTCGATGAAGCAGCATGTGAAAATCAACCTCTGCTGGAGCGTGTAAAATTCCTTGCCATCTGTGGCAGCAACTTAGATGAATTCTTCATGGTCCGTGTCCCTGGCATATGTAGGCAGGTGGAAAAAGGAGCCTTGGAACCTCCTCTGGACGGCCTATCGCCCCAAGCTCAGATCAAGGAAATCAGATCCAAAGCTATGGCCCTCATCGACCAATACAGTGACCTATGGAATCACGACCTAGTGCCCAAATTATGGGACAAAGGGATCAGGATCCGAAAATTGGCCGATCTGGATGAGGAAACGAAGGCAAGTCTCCGGGAATATTTCGAGAGTGATATTTTTCCAGCACTTACCCCTCTGGTATTCGACATCTCCCATCCGTTCCCCTTCATTTCCAGCTCCACGCTGAGCTTGGCAGTTGTGGTCATCGATCCCGACGGAAACAAGAAGTTCGCTCGCCTGAAGATACCCATCGGCCTTTTCCCCAGGTTCGTTGATCTATCTCAGCTTAAGGGCAAGACCGTAAACGATGACAGGGAGGTCGATCTCATTCTCCTCGAAGACCTGATAGCCGCTAATATGGACCGATGCTTTCCCGGCCTGGTTATCGAGGCAACTTATCCGTTCCGAGTGACCCGTGATGCTGAGCTCCTTTTAGAGCTTGACGAGGAGTCGGACCTGCTCACGGCGGTCGAGGAGGGCCTGGAGACCCGAAAAGCGGGGCTCCCTTCCCGTCTGGAGATCGATAATGCAATGCCATCCAGCGTCGCGGAGATGTTAGCGAACAAATTGGGGCTGTCGCCTGATGCCGTCTATCGGTCTGATTGTCCTCTGGGATTGGTCGATCTATGGCAACTGCATGGGATCAACAGGCAGGACCTGAAGGATATTCCTTTCATACCGAACATTCCTGCGTCTCTCTCCGAGCACAGGGACGTCCTGGGTGAAATATGCCATCATGATGAGATCCTGTATCACCCGTACGATAGCTTCCAGCCCATCGTAAATCTCATAAGGCGCGCCTCCAGGGACCCGGATGTCCTGGCCATCAAGATAACGCTGTACAGGATCGACGTGTCCTCGCCGATGATCGAGGCTTTGGTGGAAGCGCGACATAATCAAAAAGCCGTGTCCGCGGTGGTGGAGCTTAAGGCCAGGTTCGATGAGCAGGCCAATATCGGTTGGGCTCGCCGTCTTGAACATGCCGGCGTCCATGTCGTTTATGGTCTGGTGAACCTCAAGGTGCATGCGAAGATGTGTCTCATCGTTCGACGGACGAAGAAGGGGATCGTGCGCATATGTCATCTCAGCTCCGGTAACTACAACGCCCAGACGGCGCGAACATATGGAGACCTGGGATACATAACGTGCGATCCCGACATCGCTGCTGATGTATCTGACCTATTTAACGCACTGACAGGCCTCTCGAGGAAGGAAGAGTACAGGAAACTATTGGTCTCGCCATTCTCGCTCCGGCGCGGGATGTTGCATAGGATATCCCGAGAGATCCAGCAGCATAGGGCATCAGGCAATGGCCGTATTGCATTCAAATTGAATGCACTGATCGACAAGGAGATCATCGATGCTCTCTACCGAGCATCCGTAGCAGGGGTGAAGATAGACCTCAACATACGCGGCATGTGCTGTCTACGTCCGGGGATCAAGGGCATAAGCGAGAATATAAGGGTGACATCCATCGTCGGCCGGTTCCTTGAGCACAGCCGAATATACTACTTTCGCAACGGGGGTAATGATGAGATATTGCTCGGTTCCTCCGATCTGATGCCGAGAAATCTCAACAAGAGGATCGAGATACTCTTCCCAGTTCAGGACGAAAGGATAAGGAAGAATATTCTCGACCATATACTCCAAATCCATCTTGACGACAATGTCAAGGGTCGGTGGATGAAAGCGGACGGGTCATACGAACGGATGATGCCGAAGCCGGGAGGACCGAGGGTGGATTCACAAGAATGGATGATTGAGCATCGTGGAATCTGGCACGGGTAA
- a CDS encoding bile acid:sodium symporter, translated as MADLGELLLSVFALVFVVGTMLAMGLKLTPAKITKALGNWRLDVLILVANFVIVPAIIISLTYIIQLPEDIRLGITILAFASGAPFIPMIVQHAKGDIAMGVGIMTLLMVATIIVLPIMLPLVIPGITVNAWDVAKPLVFLMLAPLLIGLLIRFRYESFAEQAAKLLVPVNTLSIFLLLFLVFALYWSDIVSTFGTGAIGFSIIFAIIALVVGYFSGGHDTNTRRVFGLSTANRNISAGILISGVNFIDRPLVAVTVMIVAIASLILLMIVAGEWGRKTIDNEGSSHK; from the coding sequence ATGGCCGATCTCGGGGAGTTATTGCTCTCGGTATTCGCCCTGGTCTTTGTGGTGGGGACCATGCTTGCTATGGGGCTCAAGCTGACCCCCGCTAAGATCACCAAGGCATTGGGGAATTGGCGTTTGGACGTTCTGATACTGGTGGCTAATTTCGTTATCGTTCCGGCGATCATAATCTCTCTCACATACATCATCCAGCTGCCGGAAGATATCAGACTGGGAATTACGATCCTGGCATTTGCATCCGGTGCTCCATTCATCCCAATGATCGTTCAACATGCCAAGGGGGATATCGCCATGGGGGTTGGCATCATGACGTTGCTCATGGTAGCGACCATAATCGTGCTGCCGATCATGCTTCCATTGGTTATTCCAGGCATCACGGTCAACGCATGGGACGTGGCTAAACCTTTGGTATTTCTCATGCTGGCCCCGCTCCTCATCGGACTATTGATCAGGTTTCGTTATGAGTCGTTCGCCGAGCAGGCCGCGAAACTATTGGTACCAGTCAATACACTGAGCATCTTTCTTCTACTCTTCCTGGTCTTTGCCCTCTACTGGAGCGATATTGTCAGCACCTTCGGGACTGGCGCCATCGGGTTCTCAATAATCTTTGCGATAATCGCATTGGTGGTCGGATACTTCTCTGGAGGACATGACACGAACACCAGGCGGGTGTTCGGACTTAGTACCGCGAACAGGAACATTTCGGCAGGCATTCTGATATCTGGAGTCAATTTCATCGATCGGCCACTCGTGGCGGTAACGGTCATGATCGTGGCGATAGCGTCCCTGATTCTCCTGATGATCGTAGCAGGTGAGTGGGGGCGGAAGACCATCGATAATGAAGGTAGTTCACATAAGTGA
- a CDS encoding M20/M25/M40 family metallo-hydrolase yields the protein MSVAERKSNGELSDLPNYRAAFTEPLKEMGITSLADMKEALLDDSKSDAMIDNIIGIGPKTIQSWRKAFLEAPEPEDVMPDEHTDVVVVDEHDVLAETVNAPSATDVQATCEEQHDDQGDGENPESEEIGFVSPPGDLSEERNLNCSIDDAYEIRQILIDLLQWNGAKKKGLASTMNYVEKKLKGANLALSMIEDEDADPVALIASKGKGGLVFWGHLDTAPEGDMESDLQGVAALDFIYGRGASDMKGALAALIWAAQRMAPWDVPYTIVLTADGLRDQIGSQMTVRDPRLMASKGVLILAPTNMMPAFGQVGYVAMNVTVASEDSIVDMSKFLSNLSQSKPLLQDKQWLRVGLIRGGKRKDPYGPVVSCHAALEILTESSTDDAIRLVEGALANTNHLTEILKRVEPLKVDPEVPLVKEVEELAGRKAQLFEVSTEASHLIPSIPNICICGPGNSVQTKTVNEYVVLTDLEKMFEMIVTLVDRS from the coding sequence ATGTCAGTCGCGGAACGCAAGTCAAATGGCGAGCTATCAGACCTACCGAACTACAGGGCCGCTTTTACCGAGCCGCTGAAAGAGATGGGAATAACATCCCTTGCTGACATGAAGGAGGCCCTTCTGGATGATTCGAAGTCCGATGCAATGATCGACAACATCATCGGGATCGGTCCCAAGACCATCCAGTCCTGGAGGAAGGCATTCCTCGAGGCCCCCGAGCCAGAGGATGTGATGCCCGATGAGCACACCGACGTTGTGGTGGTTGATGAGCACGATGTGCTGGCAGAAACAGTAAATGCGCCATCTGCAACTGACGTCCAGGCAACTTGTGAAGAGCAGCATGATGATCAAGGAGATGGTGAGAATCCTGAGAGCGAGGAGATTGGTTTCGTGTCGCCTCCGGGAGATCTCTCTGAAGAACGCAACCTCAACTGCAGCATCGATGATGCCTATGAAATACGGCAGATACTGATCGATCTCCTGCAGTGGAATGGAGCTAAGAAAAAAGGTCTCGCCTCCACGATGAACTATGTGGAGAAGAAGCTGAAGGGCGCGAACCTGGCCCTCTCAATGATAGAGGACGAGGATGCGGACCCGGTGGCACTGATCGCTTCCAAGGGGAAGGGCGGTTTGGTCTTTTGGGGGCACCTAGATACCGCCCCTGAGGGGGACATGGAGAGCGACCTCCAAGGCGTTGCTGCCCTTGACTTCATCTACGGGCGGGGAGCCTCGGATATGAAGGGAGCCTTGGCCGCCCTGATATGGGCCGCTCAAAGGATGGCTCCTTGGGATGTACCATACACTATTGTTCTTACTGCCGATGGATTGAGGGATCAGATCGGATCACAAATGACGGTACGTGATCCTCGATTGATGGCGAGCAAGGGGGTACTCATCCTCGCGCCCACCAACATGATGCCTGCCTTCGGTCAGGTAGGATATGTCGCCATGAACGTTACCGTCGCTAGTGAGGACAGCATAGTTGATATGTCCAAATTCCTCAGCAACCTGAGTCAAAGCAAGCCTCTGCTCCAGGACAAGCAATGGCTTCGAGTTGGGTTGATTAGGGGCGGAAAAAGAAAGGATCCTTATGGCCCGGTAGTCTCCTGCCATGCGGCACTGGAGATACTGACCGAATCCTCGACCGATGATGCCATCCGGCTGGTCGAGGGGGCTCTGGCCAACACAAATCATCTGACAGAGATACTGAAACGGGTGGAGCCGTTAAAGGTGGATCCGGAGGTCCCGTTGGTCAAAGAGGTCGAGGAGTTGGCAGGAAGGAAAGCCCAGCTGTTCGAGGTCTCGACCGAAGCGAGTCATCTGATCCCTTCAATTCCTAACATATGCATTTGTGGCCCAGGCAATTCCGTCCAGACGAAGACCGTGAACGAATATGTGGTCCTCACCGATCTTGAGAAAATGTTCGAAATGATCGTGACCCTGGTGGACCGGTCATAA
- a CDS encoding flavodoxin family protein, with amino-acid sequence MRSILVLRSYHHRNTEKIAKVFAEVLDARIVEPQDTGLEELGQCDLIGFGSGIYDGKHHVDLLKLADRMPSSDNKKVFLFSTSWDKRIDLIHSQLRKRLVPKGYIIIDEFNCGGFNTNSFLKYFGGLNKGRPNAEDLKRAQVFAQGLKGKMGTQ; translated from the coding sequence ATGAGGTCCATATTGGTCCTTCGCTCTTACCATCATCGCAACACCGAAAAGATCGCCAAGGTCTTTGCGGAGGTGCTTGATGCCCGAATTGTCGAGCCGCAAGACACAGGCCTGGAAGAGCTTGGACAATGTGACCTGATAGGCTTCGGTTCGGGGATCTACGATGGAAAGCATCATGTGGATCTGCTGAAACTTGCCGATAGAATGCCTTCGTCCGATAACAAGAAGGTCTTCCTTTTTTCGACCAGTTGGGACAAGAGGATCGACCTGATCCACTCCCAGCTCAGAAAGAGATTGGTACCTAAAGGCTATATCATCATTGATGAGTTCAATTGTGGAGGCTTCAACACCAACAGCTTCCTCAAATACTTCGGAGGGCTGAACAAGGGACGGCCTAATGCTGAGGACCTCAAGCGCGCTCAAGTGTTCGCCCAAGGGTTGAAGGGCAAGATGGGGACCCAATAA
- a CDS encoding HNH endonuclease codes for MEFEHEGIVLLERIISNNPSWSPKGSRVDPYLGVDDWIKLWMWQRIRNYVLSRDDRTCQICGDRPINIQVHHIVWKCHNGSDHPKNLMVVCESCHRQIHARHTPLNMLQ; via the coding sequence ATGGAATTCGAGCACGAAGGCATCGTGCTGCTGGAACGGATAATCAGCAACAATCCGTCATGGTCGCCGAAGGGCAGCCGCGTGGATCCCTATCTTGGCGTCGATGATTGGATCAAGCTCTGGATGTGGCAACGCATCAGAAACTACGTCCTGAGCCGTGATGATCGTACCTGTCAAATCTGCGGAGATCGGCCCATCAATATCCAGGTGCATCACATCGTTTGGAAGTGCCATAATGGCTCAGACCATCCTAAGAACCTGATGGTGGTCTGTGAAAGCTGTCACCGACAGATCCACGCTAGGCATACGCCGCTAAATATGCTCCAATGA
- a CDS encoding DUF1214 domain-containing protein — MDVWEEHQTAVSTPDHVHGLIPINQVLRPYREQQIEQLHTAPYPYVDGGYVGGWFNLTTEPMVLSVPASSGRYYVLMLEDMWTNDLPSIGPRTTGNGSGNFVLVAPGWNGTLPSNMTKIQSTTTTIMLAGRTQQDGPADLTENTAFLDNITIIPLSAWGTHYTPPTTVPVNTNVIPNASASTSAAYVANMTSDEFYGRLTSAMGSYPPPSIDAAVIDQIARIGIIPGKPFDWDGLSATMQEAIVQGTQDGIAQVTAAEAHWPGVVVANGWNITHSMGAFGTDYALRAGLASGNSAGNLQEDALYWWSFANATDVPYSGGNNYVLHFAKESIPPVNAFWSVTLYDSEGHFVTNPLSQYAITSHSGNPKYNPDGSLDIYIQQTSPGAEKESNWLPAPSGGFMFILRMYWPQDSALNGSWVPPAVQTVGPAIMA; from the coding sequence ATGGACGTCTGGGAGGAACACCAAACGGCTGTGTCGACGCCGGATCATGTGCACGGCCTGATACCCATCAACCAGGTCCTGAGACCATACCGGGAACAACAGATCGAACAGCTGCATACCGCTCCCTATCCGTACGTTGACGGGGGCTATGTCGGGGGCTGGTTTAATCTGACAACAGAACCGATGGTGCTGAGCGTTCCCGCCTCGAGCGGCCGGTACTATGTGTTGATGCTGGAAGATATGTGGACGAATGATCTCCCTTCAATAGGGCCACGCACCACCGGGAATGGATCGGGCAATTTCGTCCTAGTTGCTCCCGGGTGGAACGGGACACTCCCCTCGAATATGACTAAGATCCAATCTACGACGACTACTATCATGCTAGCGGGACGGACCCAGCAGGACGGTCCTGCCGATCTTACTGAAAATACGGCTTTTTTAGACAACATAACAATCATCCCCCTGAGTGCGTGGGGAACACACTACACGCCGCCGACCACCGTACCGGTGAATACCAACGTGATCCCCAATGCTAGTGCTTCCACGAGCGCTGCTTATGTTGCGAATATGACCTCCGACGAATTCTACGGCCGTTTGACCTCTGCCATGGGCAGCTATCCCCCACCCAGCATTGATGCGGCCGTTATTGATCAGATCGCACGCATCGGCATCATTCCGGGCAAGCCATTTGATTGGGATGGCCTGAGCGCTACAATGCAAGAGGCGATCGTCCAGGGCACTCAGGACGGCATTGCCCAAGTCACTGCTGCGGAGGCTCACTGGCCAGGCGTTGTCGTAGCAAATGGTTGGAACATCACGCACAGCATGGGTGCCTTCGGGACGGACTACGCCCTTCGCGCCGGCTTAGCATCGGGGAACAGTGCTGGCAACCTCCAGGAAGATGCCCTTTACTGGTGGTCGTTCGCTAATGCAACAGATGTCCCCTACTCCGGCGGGAACAACTATGTGCTACACTTTGCGAAAGAAAGCATCCCGCCCGTCAACGCGTTCTGGTCTGTCACCCTGTACGACAGCGAGGGTCATTTCGTAACCAATCCACTCAGCCAGTATGCGATCACATCGCACAGCGGTAACCCAAAGTACAACCCGGATGGGTCGCTTGATATCTACATCCAACAAACATCTCCCGGGGCTGAGAAAGAGTCCAACTGGCTTCCCGCTCCGTCAGGCGGATTCATGTTCATATTGCGTATGTACTGGCCACAGGATTCCGCGCTGAACGGCTCGTGGGTGCCGCCAGCAGTCCAGACAGTGGGGCCGGCCATCATGGCATGA